The DNA sequence TAGCCGCGTTCCACCAGATGCCGCGCCACCGCGTGGCCGGCGCGGGTCTGAGAAAACCCCACTGAATAATCCTGCTGGCTGCGCCCCAGGTCGAACATGCGCACCGCAGGGATGTGGCGGCTGGCAGCTTGGCTTTGCAGGATCTCATACTGTTCGCTGCTGGAGAGCAGAAAGCCGGCTGGCGCATGGGCCAGGTAAGTGGCGATCAGTTGTTCCTCCTTGGCCCGCACGTAGCCGGTTTCACCGATGAGAAACTGGTAGCCGGCCTGGGCCAGGTAATCGCGAATGCCCGAGAGGGTTTCGATGAAGACCGCATTGGTCAGGGACGGCACCAGCACGGCCACCACCTGCGAGCGTGCCGAGGCCAGCGTGGAAGCGGCCTGGTTGGGGACGTAGCCGAGCTTCTGGATGGCTTGCTGGATGCGCAGGCGTGATTGCTCCTGCACCAGCGCGGGCGTTTTGAGCGCACGCGAGACCGTCATCGAACTCACGCCCGCCTCGGCAGCCACGTCCATGATCGTCACGCGCCCGGTGGCGCGACTGCCGCGCACGGCGGATTTGGCCGACTTGGCGGCGGGGGTGGTCGCTTTGGGCTTGGACTTGGGTGCTGCGCGCTGGGTCATGGATCGAGGAGGAGGGCGGTCTTTTCAGGTGGCCACATGATACCTGCTTGCGCGCTACTGTTGGCGACGGCGAAGTGCCAAGCCGTATTTCTGCAAAACAATTTTCTCGACGCTGCGTCCTGCGGTGTGCATCGTCTTGCGCACCGCAACACAACAAGTGTTTGACCCGCGCAAAATGTTAGCGTTATCATCGCGCCGCATGTTAACGCTAACATCCGAACCTCCGGGCACACGGCGGCGGTGCTGGTCGCGACATACCACACTCAGGACAATCAGATAACACTACGCAGATAGTGCAGGTGTTCGTGCCACCCAGGCCGGCCCGCAGGAGACGTTCGCCTCGCATCGCTGCGGGCGCGTGGCTGCGGTCTTGCCGCGGGCCGCGCGGCATCGGCTATCGGCAATCGGAGATCCCATGCTGGGCATGAGCCACGACGCCACCTTGCTGTTCAATGCAGTCATTGCGATTCTCGCGCTGATCCTGATGATCACGCGCTTGCGCATCCATCCTTTCATCGCCTTGACCATCACGTCGGGCTTGCTCGGCCTGATCTCGGGGATGCCTCTGCCCAAGATCGTCAAGTCCTTCCAGGACGGCTTCGGCGGCGTGCTCGGTTTCGTGGGCATCGTGCTGGGCCTGGGGACCATGTTGGGCAAGCTCATGGCCGAGTCCGGCGGAGCCGACCAGATTGCGCAGACGCTGGTGCGCGCCTTCGGCCGCGAGCGGGTGCACTGGGCCATGATGATGGGCGCCTTCCTGGTGGGCATTCCCTTGTTCTTCGAGATCGGCTTCGTGCTCCTGATTCCGCTGGTGTTCATCGTGGCGCGTCGCTCGGGCGTGCCGCTGTTCAAGATCGGGATGCCCATGCTGGCCAGCCTGTCGGTGATGCATGGCCTGGTGCCGCCGCATCCGGGGCCGCTGTTGGCCATCGGTATCTTCGGTGCCGACATCGGCAAGACTATCTTCTATGGATTGCTGGTGGGCCTGCCCACGGTCATCATTGCCGGTCCCCTGTTCGGCGCCTTCATCTCGCGTTACGTCGACATCAAACCGTCCGAGGAATTGATGGCGCAACTGGCGCGTGAACCGCAGACCACCAATCTGCCGGGTTTCACCACCACGCTGGTGACGGTACTGGCGCCGGTGTTCCTGATGCTGTTGAAGACCCTGGTCGATGTCACCCTGCCTGACGGCCACGCCCTGCGCGACCTGATGGACTTCATCGGCAACCCCATCGTGGCCCTGCTGGCCGCACTCCTGCTGGCGATGTGGACCTTCGGCATCGCCCGCGGTTTCACCCGCCAGCAAGTGCTCAAGTTCGTCGATCAGAGCCTGGCGCCGACTGCGGCCATCGTGCTCATCATCGGCGCCGGTGGCGGCTTCAAACAGATGCTGGTCAATTCCGGCGTGGGCACGTCCATCGGCCAACTGGCTGTCCATGCACAGATCTCGCCGTTGCTGCTGGCCTGGTTCGTGGCCGGCGTGATTCGCGT is a window from the Herbaspirillum rubrisubalbicans genome containing:
- a CDS encoding LacI family DNA-binding transcriptional regulator; this encodes MTQRAAPKSKPKATTPAAKSAKSAVRGSRATGRVTIMDVAAEAGVSSMTVSRALKTPALVQEQSRLRIQQAIQKLGYVPNQAASTLASARSQVVAVLVPSLTNAVFIETLSGIRDYLAQAGYQFLIGETGYVRAKEEQLIATYLAHAPAGFLLSSSEQYEILQSQAASRHIPAVRMFDLGRSQQDYSVGFSQTRAGHAVARHLVERGYRRPAFLAAQLDPRMMKRREGFRKGLLEAGIAPDIEVLLPQPTTVDMGAQLLRCVLEQHPDCDSVFCCNDDLALGALFECQRQGISVPREMAIAGFNDLSWAACATPSITTVVTPRYEIGYQSAEMLVRQLKGEAIPKGRLDLGFELALREST
- a CDS encoding GntP family permease, translated to MLGMSHDATLLFNAVIAILALILMITRLRIHPFIALTITSGLLGLISGMPLPKIVKSFQDGFGGVLGFVGIVLGLGTMLGKLMAESGGADQIAQTLVRAFGRERVHWAMMMGAFLVGIPLFFEIGFVLLIPLVFIVARRSGVPLFKIGMPMLASLSVMHGLVPPHPGPLLAIGIFGADIGKTIFYGLLVGLPTVIIAGPLFGAFISRYVDIKPSEELMAQLAREPQTTNLPGFTTTLVTVLAPVFLMLLKTLVDVTLPDGHALRDLMDFIGNPIVALLAALLLAMWTFGIARGFTRQQVLKFVDQSLAPTAAIVLIIGAGGGFKQMLVNSGVGTSIGQLAVHAQISPLLLAWFVAGVIRVATGSATVATITGAGIVAPLVALIPGTNKELLVLATGAGSLILSHVNDAGFWLVKEYFNMSVGETFKTWTVMETLISVVAIIFIMLLNLVV